A single window of Bradyrhizobium daqingense DNA harbors:
- a CDS encoding transglutaminase-like cysteine peptidase, producing METATRSRAWRAILVMCGLILLGSAAELRAGTLLSPGAGVLVRKSAEPFGVFAFSLSAGNLRQKWLTLKDRLDDDMVQLALCDGDRDNCASPAALKLLAIVDQVRGRDGRARLGEANRAINLAIRAADDGIDDVWSSPLATFQRGGGDCEDYAIAKLAALRLAGVAAEDLRIVVVRDVRAGEAHAVAAARLDGHWLMLDNRRMAMVEDEAAQIYRPLFVLHQSAVLKYVDEPIRVSMAAETR from the coding sequence ATGGAGACCGCTACTCGCTCGCGCGCCTGGCGCGCAATCCTTGTCATGTGCGGATTGATCCTGCTCGGATCGGCCGCCGAGCTTCGCGCCGGCACGCTGCTGTCGCCGGGCGCCGGCGTCCTCGTGCGCAAATCCGCCGAACCTTTCGGCGTGTTCGCCTTCTCCCTCTCCGCCGGCAATTTGCGGCAGAAATGGCTGACGCTGAAGGACAGGCTCGACGACGACATGGTGCAACTCGCGCTGTGCGACGGCGACCGGGACAATTGCGCATCGCCTGCGGCCCTGAAGCTGCTCGCCATCGTCGACCAGGTCCGCGGCCGCGACGGCCGTGCGCGCCTCGGCGAAGCCAACCGCGCCATCAACCTCGCCATCCGGGCCGCCGATGACGGCATCGACGACGTCTGGAGTTCGCCGCTTGCGACCTTCCAGCGCGGCGGCGGCGATTGCGAGGACTATGCCATTGCCAAGCTCGCCGCACTGCGGCTCGCCGGCGTTGCCGCCGAGGACCTCCGCATCGTCGTGGTGCGCGACGTCAGGGCCGGCGAAGCGCATGCGGTCGCCGCCGCACGGCTCGACGGCCACTGGCTGATGCTCGACAATCGCCGCATGGCGATGGTCGAGGACGAGGCTGCACAGATCTACCGGCCGCTGTTCGTGCTTCACCAGTCGGCCGTTCTGAAATATGTCGACGAACCGATCCGGGTCTCGATGGCCGCCGAGACGCGCTGA
- a CDS encoding lysozyme inhibitor LprI family protein, with translation MRFTVLTVLALLALPTAPGSAQSDRSIADRLPLFAKNNCQQIRDPGNQLFCGDTELAAAAEKLSTAVEARLARLPDRLPAIEENAIWIRQRNLGCGIVGQTAIRADEFDRVKACLLKVTEERTAIVRDPDFDCLAANTAAGALICADPALAVAETELNGLVLGLIGKLDPTAARFAFAEYGRWTRERDRKCNLVGKENVPLQELETAEDCLADHLKRRTDEIRTAKGDPKKVFGRQVAARSPDTDAVDFCAARIHAANSCGNFLRINRVYALDSHATDQEAQVTGEIEMVVLAPFTMCSKVASTCTGTCWDARTGRPQPGAGNKERSAEAFNVTRRLRIQRNFAFVKAADGWRCREDELAPVNSGTAGGGS, from the coding sequence ATGCGGTTCACGGTGCTCACTGTGCTTGCGCTGCTGGCGTTGCCGACGGCGCCTGGCTCCGCGCAATCTGACCGCTCCATCGCCGACAGGCTGCCGCTGTTCGCCAAGAACAACTGCCAGCAGATTCGCGATCCCGGCAATCAGCTGTTCTGTGGTGATACTGAGCTGGCCGCCGCCGCCGAGAAGCTGAGCACGGCGGTCGAGGCGCGACTCGCCCGCCTGCCCGATCGCCTGCCGGCGATCGAGGAGAATGCGATCTGGATCCGCCAAAGAAACCTCGGTTGCGGCATCGTCGGCCAGACCGCGATCCGCGCCGACGAATTCGACCGGGTGAAGGCGTGCCTGCTCAAGGTGACCGAGGAGCGCACCGCGATCGTGCGTGATCCGGATTTCGACTGCCTCGCGGCCAACACCGCGGCCGGCGCGCTGATCTGCGCGGATCCTGCGCTGGCGGTCGCCGAAACTGAGCTCAACGGCCTGGTGCTCGGCCTGATCGGCAAGCTGGACCCGACCGCCGCGCGCTTTGCCTTCGCCGAATACGGCAGGTGGACGCGAGAGCGCGACCGCAAATGCAATCTCGTCGGCAAGGAGAACGTGCCGCTCCAGGAATTGGAGACCGCGGAAGACTGTCTCGCCGACCATCTGAAGCGCAGGACCGACGAGATTCGCACGGCGAAGGGCGATCCCAAGAAGGTGTTTGGCCGGCAGGTCGCAGCCCGCTCGCCCGATACCGACGCGGTCGACTTCTGCGCCGCGCGCATCCATGCCGCCAATTCCTGCGGCAACTTCCTCCGCATCAACCGCGTCTACGCACTCGACAGCCATGCGACCGATCAGGAGGCACAGGTCACGGGCGAGATCGAGATGGTCGTGCTGGCGCCCTTCACCATGTGCAGCAAGGTCGCCTCCACCTGCACCGGCACCTGCTGGGACGCCAGGACGGGCCGTCCTCAGCCGGGAGCCGGAAACAAGGAGCGGTCCGCAGAAGCCTTCAACGTCACGCGGCGCCTGCGGATCCAGCGGAATTTTGCCTTCGTGAAAGCCGCCGACGGCTGGCGCTGCCGCGAGGACGAGCTGGCTCCGGTGAATTCGGGTACGGCAGGCGGGGGATCGTGA
- a CDS encoding ABC transporter substrate-binding protein translates to MFMKKTTRAALIAALALTTAAAWPRVVSAQTVLRIGMTAADIPRTLGQPDQGFEGNRFTGLTMYDALTGWDLSSADKASVVIPGLATEWKVDDADKTKWVFKLRPGVTFHDGSPFNADAVVWNVEKVLKQDAPQFDASQVGVTASRMPTLASAKKIDDMTVELTTKEPDSFLPINLTNLFMASPAKWQAFYDKAEGADAKAKSQAAWTAFAKDASGTGPWKMASFTPRERLELVKNAAYWNKDRVPKIDKMVLLPMPEANARTAALLSGQVDWVEAPAPDALPELKQRGFKLYANEQPHVWPWQFSRIEGSPWNDIRVRKAANLCIDREGLRDGLLAGLMVPATGTFEPGHPWRGKPSFQIKYDKAAAQKLMQEAGYGPNKKLTVKTQTSASGSGQMQPLAMNEYLQQALAECYFDVKLDVIEWNTLFTNWRRGAKDPSANGSNATNVTYAAMDPFFALVRFLQSGMAPPVSNNWGLINEPKFDELVKKARQTFDPAARDAALAELHAASVDDAAFLYVAHDVGPRAMSPKLTGVVQPKSWFIDFSPVSIAK, encoded by the coding sequence ATGTTTATGAAGAAGACGACACGCGCGGCATTGATCGCGGCGCTTGCTCTGACGACGGCGGCGGCATGGCCGCGCGTCGTGAGTGCCCAAACGGTGCTCCGAATCGGCATGACCGCTGCCGATATTCCGCGCACGCTGGGCCAGCCCGATCAGGGCTTTGAAGGCAACCGCTTCACCGGCCTCACCATGTATGACGCGCTGACCGGCTGGGACCTGTCCTCAGCCGACAAGGCGAGCGTGGTGATCCCCGGCCTTGCCACCGAGTGGAAGGTCGACGATGCCGACAAGACCAAATGGGTGTTCAAGCTGCGTCCCGGCGTCACCTTCCATGACGGCTCGCCGTTCAATGCGGACGCCGTGGTGTGGAACGTCGAGAAGGTCCTGAAGCAGGACGCGCCGCAATTCGACGCCAGCCAGGTCGGCGTCACCGCCTCGCGCATGCCGACGCTGGCCTCTGCCAAGAAGATCGACGACATGACGGTCGAACTGACCACCAAGGAGCCCGACAGCTTCCTGCCGATCAACCTCACCAACCTCTTCATGGCCAGCCCGGCGAAGTGGCAGGCCTTCTACGACAAGGCCGAAGGTGCCGACGCCAAGGCGAAGTCGCAGGCCGCCTGGACCGCGTTCGCCAAGGACGCCTCGGGCACCGGCCCGTGGAAGATGGCGAGCTTCACGCCGCGCGAGCGGCTCGAGCTGGTGAAGAATGCGGCCTACTGGAATAAGGATCGCGTGCCGAAGATCGACAAGATGGTGCTCTTGCCGATGCCGGAGGCGAATGCGCGCACGGCGGCGCTGCTCTCGGGGCAGGTCGATTGGGTCGAGGCGCCCGCGCCGGATGCGCTGCCCGAGCTCAAGCAGCGCGGCTTCAAGCTCTACGCCAACGAGCAGCCGCATGTCTGGCCCTGGCAATTCTCGCGTATCGAAGGCTCGCCCTGGAACGACATTCGCGTGCGCAAGGCGGCGAACCTCTGCATCGATCGCGAAGGCCTCAGGGACGGGCTGCTCGCCGGTCTGATGGTGCCGGCGACCGGCACCTTCGAGCCCGGCCATCCCTGGCGCGGCAAGCCGAGCTTCCAGATCAAGTATGACAAGGCCGCCGCGCAAAAACTGATGCAGGAGGCGGGATACGGTCCGAACAAGAAGCTGACGGTCAAGACCCAGACCTCGGCGTCCGGCTCGGGTCAGATGCAGCCTTTGGCGATGAACGAATATCTCCAGCAGGCACTGGCCGAATGCTATTTCGACGTGAAGCTCGACGTCATCGAGTGGAATACGCTGTTCACCAACTGGCGCCGCGGCGCCAAGGACCCTAGCGCCAACGGCTCGAACGCGACCAACGTCACCTATGCGGCGATGGACCCTTTCTTCGCGCTGGTGCGCTTCCTGCAATCGGGCATGGCGCCGCCGGTCTCGAACAATTGGGGTCTTATCAACGAGCCCAAGTTCGACGAACTGGTGAAGAAGGCACGGCAGACCTTCGATCCCGCTGCGCGTGACGCCGCCCTCGCCGAGCTCCACGCGGCCTCGGTCGACGATGCGGCCTTCCTCTACGTCGCCCACGACGTCGGCCCGCGCGCCATGAGCCCGAAGTTGACGGGCGTCGTGCAGCCGAAGAGCTGGTTCATCGACTTCTCGCCGGTGTCGATCGCGAAGTGA
- a CDS encoding CHASE2 domain-containing protein produces the protein MKRLKILRRWFARKFGFARLMCLALLVLFAGARLWDPPPIQELRLRTFDMFQLIDPRHKAARPVVIVDIDDKSLAKLGQWPWPRTRIADLIQNLTSHGAVAIGFDVVFSEPDRLNPDLVASQMRHLDDATRAKLRELPTNDQILAEAIKRSRVVLGETGLPAVLSELDKSLPFTGVATVGEEGAERFLFEFPGLLRNVPDIEKVAAGRGLFSIRKERDGFIRRVPMVMRAQGNIMPSLSLEILRVVTGTPTLLVRTDKTGVRAVRLKGVEIPTDKNGQFWVHYARRDPSIYVSAADVLDNSVSPSKFAGKLVLVGTSAAGLNDIKTTPVSATMPGVEIHAQVLESVLSGAVISQPNYALGIELIAALVIGLLVIIFTPNLGPVRLVLAGAAFAAILVGVSWFFYTQYRYLIDFTYPLLSTTAVYLTLIFASFVREQRQRVQIRGQFAQYMSPVLVEQLVQSPEKLVLGGEEREMTIMFSDVRGFTTISESYKHDPQGLIELMNRFLTPLTDVIIEQKGYIDKYMGDAIMAFWNAPLDDAQHEVNACEAAIQMLEQIDTVNKEREQEAADGGHVYIPLNVGIGLNTGIGVVGNMGSDLKKNYSVLGDSVNLASRLEGQTKEYGFPIIVGSRTALAAKDKFAILELDFIMVKGKSEPEVIYAIAGREDVMHSGAFQRLRNITIEMLGCYRSRDWQGALDAIERGRKSEDADTLEKLFRLYEARIKDFQLNPPAEGWTGAYALLTK, from the coding sequence ATGAAACGTCTCAAAATCCTGCGGCGGTGGTTTGCGCGCAAGTTCGGCTTCGCGCGGCTGATGTGCCTCGCGCTGCTGGTCCTGTTCGCCGGCGCGCGCCTGTGGGATCCGCCGCCGATCCAAGAATTGCGGCTGCGCACCTTCGACATGTTCCAGCTGATCGACCCCAGGCACAAAGCGGCACGGCCTGTCGTCATCGTCGACATCGACGACAAGAGCCTCGCCAAGCTCGGGCAATGGCCGTGGCCGCGCACGCGGATCGCCGATTTGATTCAGAACCTGACCAGTCACGGCGCGGTTGCGATCGGCTTCGACGTGGTCTTCTCCGAACCCGACCGGCTCAATCCGGATCTGGTCGCAAGCCAGATGCGCCATCTCGACGATGCCACCCGCGCAAAGCTGCGCGAGCTGCCGACCAACGACCAGATCCTCGCCGAGGCGATCAAGCGCTCGCGCGTGGTGCTGGGCGAGACCGGGCTTCCGGCCGTGTTGTCCGAGCTCGATAAATCGCTTCCGTTCACCGGCGTGGCGACCGTCGGCGAGGAGGGAGCCGAACGTTTCCTGTTCGAATTTCCAGGCTTGCTGCGCAACGTGCCGGACATAGAGAAGGTCGCTGCCGGCCGCGGCCTGTTCTCGATCAGGAAAGAGCGGGACGGTTTCATTCGCCGCGTGCCGATGGTCATGCGGGCCCAGGGCAACATCATGCCATCGCTCAGCCTCGAGATACTGCGCGTCGTCACGGGCACGCCGACGCTGCTGGTCAGGACCGACAAGACCGGCGTGCGGGCCGTGCGCCTCAAGGGCGTCGAGATCCCCACCGACAAGAACGGCCAGTTCTGGGTGCACTATGCCCGCCGGGATCCTTCGATCTACGTCTCCGCGGCCGACGTGCTCGACAACAGCGTGTCCCCGAGCAAGTTCGCCGGCAAGCTGGTGCTGGTCGGAACCTCCGCGGCCGGGCTCAACGACATCAAGACCACGCCGGTATCCGCGACCATGCCGGGTGTCGAGATCCATGCCCAGGTGCTGGAGAGCGTGCTCAGCGGCGCGGTGATCTCGCAGCCGAACTACGCGCTCGGCATCGAGCTGATCGCGGCGCTGGTCATCGGGCTGCTCGTCATCATCTTCACGCCGAATCTCGGCCCCGTGCGTCTGGTGCTGGCCGGCGCGGCCTTCGCCGCCATCCTGGTTGGGGTGTCCTGGTTCTTCTACACGCAATACCGCTATCTCATAGACTTCACCTATCCGCTGCTGTCGACCACCGCGGTCTATCTGACCCTGATCTTCGCCAGCTTCGTGCGTGAGCAGCGTCAGCGCGTGCAGATCCGCGGCCAATTCGCGCAATACATGTCGCCGGTTCTGGTCGAGCAGCTGGTGCAGTCGCCGGAGAAGCTCGTGCTCGGCGGCGAGGAGCGCGAGATGACCATCATGTTCTCCGACGTGCGTGGCTTCACCACGATCTCGGAGAGCTACAAGCACGATCCGCAAGGCCTCATCGAGTTGATGAATCGCTTCCTGACACCGCTGACGGACGTGATCATCGAGCAGAAGGGCTATATCGACAAATACATGGGCGACGCCATCATGGCGTTCTGGAACGCGCCGCTCGACGATGCCCAGCACGAGGTCAACGCCTGCGAAGCCGCGATCCAGATGCTGGAGCAGATCGACACGGTCAACAAGGAGCGCGAGCAGGAAGCCGCCGACGGCGGCCACGTCTACATTCCGCTCAATGTCGGCATCGGCCTCAACACCGGCATCGGCGTCGTCGGCAATATGGGCTCCGACCTGAAGAAGAACTATTCGGTGCTCGGCGACAGCGTGAACCTGGCCTCGCGCCTGGAGGGGCAGACCAAGGAATACGGCTTCCCGATCATCGTGGGATCGCGGACTGCGCTCGCCGCCAAGGACAAGTTCGCGATCCTCGAGCTCGACTTCATCATGGTCAAGGGCAAGTCGGAGCCGGAGGTGATCTACGCCATCGCCGGCCGCGAGGACGTGATGCATTCGGGCGCCTTCCAGCGCCTTCGCAACATCACCATCGAAATGCTCGGCTGCTACCGCAGCCGCGACTGGCAGGGCGCCCTCGACGCCATCGAGCGCGGCCGCAAGAGCGAGGACGCCGACACGCTGGAAAAGCTGTTCAGGCTCTATGAAGCCCGGATCAAGGATTTCCAGCTCAATCCGCCGGCGGAAGGATGGACGGGGGCCTATGCGCTGCTGACGAAGTAG
- a CDS encoding ABC transporter substrate-binding protein: MSKSFRAFGLAVSAVVLTHLPAAAQTKVTNEGISATEIVIGTHQDLSGPIKGWGVPVANGMKMAAEEINAAGGINGRKIRLVVEDSGYDPKKAVLASQKLIERDKIFAMVGPMGSPTVLAAQDILFDAGVLQLFPLTAAEFTFKFDPAKPQERLKFNNLLPYVESTRAAVKYMIEWKGFKKPCIMHQDDEYGKNVLDGFNQQLTAMKAQPASITSYKRGASDFSAQIAKMKSDGCDLVVLGTVLRETIGAMTEAKKLGWDVTFLGATPTNVMEVPALGKEAVEGLYAASGFEIPYEDTAKGKVKDWLVNYKKMFNADANTQAIIGYNAMMTFAFYANKAGKDLTGQKMLDSLESGEKFLDIFNSPPTKFSKTDHLANTITQVQQVKGGRWVLVKDNLMF; encoded by the coding sequence ATGTCGAAATCGTTCAGGGCGTTCGGCCTTGCGGTGAGCGCAGTCGTGCTCACGCATCTGCCGGCCGCGGCGCAAACTAAGGTCACCAACGAGGGCATCTCGGCAACCGAGATCGTCATCGGCACGCACCAGGACCTGTCGGGTCCGATCAAGGGGTGGGGTGTTCCGGTCGCGAACGGCATGAAGATGGCGGCCGAGGAGATCAATGCGGCCGGCGGCATCAACGGCCGCAAGATCCGGCTGGTCGTCGAGGACAGCGGCTACGATCCGAAGAAGGCCGTGCTGGCGTCGCAAAAGCTGATCGAGCGCGACAAGATCTTCGCCATGGTGGGGCCGATGGGATCGCCGACGGTGCTCGCCGCGCAGGACATCCTGTTCGACGCCGGTGTCCTGCAGCTCTTCCCGCTGACGGCGGCCGAGTTCACCTTCAAATTCGATCCGGCCAAGCCGCAGGAACGGCTGAAGTTCAACAATCTGCTGCCCTATGTCGAGAGCACGCGGGCCGCGGTGAAATACATGATCGAGTGGAAGGGCTTCAAGAAGCCCTGCATCATGCATCAGGACGACGAGTACGGTAAGAACGTGCTCGACGGCTTCAATCAGCAGCTCACCGCGATGAAGGCGCAGCCGGCCTCGATCACGAGCTACAAGCGCGGCGCCTCCGATTTCAGCGCGCAGATCGCCAAGATGAAGTCCGACGGCTGCGACCTCGTCGTGCTCGGCACCGTGCTCCGCGAGACCATCGGGGCGATGACCGAAGCCAAGAAGCTGGGCTGGGACGTTACCTTCCTCGGTGCCACCCCCACCAATGTGATGGAGGTTCCGGCGCTGGGCAAGGAAGCCGTCGAGGGTCTCTATGCCGCCAGCGGCTTCGAGATTCCCTATGAGGACACCGCCAAGGGCAAGGTGAAGGACTGGCTCGTCAACTACAAGAAGATGTTCAACGCCGACGCCAACACCCAGGCCATCATCGGCTACAATGCGATGATGACGTTTGCGTTCTATGCGAACAAGGCGGGCAAGGATCTGACCGGCCAGAAGATGCTGGATTCGCTCGAGTCGGGTGAGAAATTCCTCGACATCTTCAACTCGCCGCCGACCAAGTTCTCCAAGACCGACCACCTCGCCAACACCATCACCCAGGTGCAGCAGGTCAAGGGCGGCCGCTGGGTGCTGGTGAAGGACAATCTGATGTTCTGA
- a CDS encoding ABC transporter substrate-binding protein gives MRVRLSTCLAVLALAVSAISARAESVVRYGISMADIPLTTGQPDRGAGAYQFTAYTIYDPLVAWEMDVADRPGKLVPGLATEWKVDDADKTKWRFTLRKGVKFHDGSEFNADAVIWNLDKVLNDKAPQFDKRQSAQVKTRLPSVASYAKIDDFTVEITTKTVDSFFPYQMLWFLVSSPAQYDKLGKDWDKFASQPSGTGPFKLTKLVPRELAELSKNPDYWNKKRIPKAGKIVLVPMPEALTRTNALLAGQVDLIETPAPDAVPQLKAAGMKLVDNVTPHVWNYHLSVLPGSPWTDIRLRKALNLAIDREAVVGLMNGLAKPAKGQVDPSSPWFGKPSFELKYDLAAAKKLVEEAGYSKAKPLKATFIIAQGGTGQMLSLPMNEFLQQSFKEIGIEIDFKVVELETLYTHWRKGAADEMNAGITANNIAYVTSDPLYAIVRFFHSGQIAPVGVNWGGYKNPKVDALIDEAKQTFDATKQDELLAQAHALIVDDATLVWVVHDTNPHALSPKIKQFVQAQHWFQDLTTIGME, from the coding sequence ATGCGTGTTCGCTTATCGACCTGTCTCGCCGTGCTTGCGCTGGCGGTCTCCGCAATCTCGGCGCGCGCCGAGAGCGTCGTGCGCTACGGCATCTCGATGGCGGATATTCCGCTGACGACAGGCCAGCCCGACCGCGGTGCCGGCGCTTATCAATTCACGGCCTATACGATCTACGATCCCCTGGTCGCCTGGGAGATGGACGTCGCCGATCGTCCCGGCAAGCTGGTGCCGGGCCTCGCGACCGAATGGAAGGTCGACGATGCCGACAAGACCAAGTGGCGCTTTACCCTGCGCAAGGGCGTGAAGTTTCACGACGGCAGCGAGTTCAATGCCGACGCGGTGATCTGGAATCTGGACAAGGTGCTCAACGACAAGGCGCCGCAGTTCGACAAGCGGCAGAGCGCGCAGGTGAAGACCCGCCTTCCCTCCGTCGCCAGCTACGCCAAGATCGACGATTTCACGGTAGAGATCACCACCAAGACGGTCGATTCCTTCTTTCCCTATCAGATGCTGTGGTTCCTGGTGTCGAGCCCGGCGCAATACGACAAGCTCGGCAAGGACTGGGACAAGTTCGCCAGCCAGCCCTCGGGCACCGGCCCGTTCAAGCTGACCAAGCTGGTGCCGCGCGAACTCGCCGAACTCTCCAAGAACCCGGATTACTGGAACAAGAAGCGCATTCCCAAGGCCGGCAAGATCGTTCTGGTGCCGATGCCGGAAGCGCTGACGCGCACCAATGCGCTGCTCGCAGGGCAGGTCGATTTGATCGAGACGCCGGCGCCGGATGCCGTGCCGCAGCTGAAAGCAGCCGGCATGAAGCTCGTCGACAACGTCACGCCGCATGTCTGGAATTATCATCTCAGCGTGCTGCCGGGTTCGCCCTGGACTGACATCCGCCTGCGCAAGGCGTTGAACCTCGCTATCGACCGCGAGGCCGTGGTCGGCCTGATGAATGGGCTGGCAAAACCCGCCAAGGGGCAGGTCGATCCGTCGAGCCCGTGGTTCGGCAAGCCGAGCTTCGAGCTGAAATACGATCTTGCCGCCGCAAAGAAGCTGGTCGAGGAAGCCGGCTACTCCAAGGCGAAGCCGCTGAAGGCCACCTTCATCATCGCGCAAGGCGGCACCGGCCAGATGCTGTCGCTCCCGATGAACGAGTTCCTGCAGCAGAGCTTCAAGGAGATCGGCATCGAGATCGACTTCAAGGTGGTCGAACTCGAGACGCTCTATACACATTGGCGCAAGGGCGCGGCGGACGAGATGAACGCCGGCATCACTGCCAATAACATCGCCTATGTCACCTCCGACCCGCTCTACGCCATCGTCCGCTTCTTCCATTCGGGCCAGATCGCGCCGGTCGGCGTCAACTGGGGCGGCTACAAGAACCCGAAGGTGGATGCGCTGATCGACGAGGCCAAGCAGACCTTCGATGCCACCAAGCAGGACGAGCTGCTGGCACAGGCGCACGCGCTGATCGTCGACGACGCCACGCTGGTCTGGGTCGTCCACGACACCAACCCGCACGCGCTGTCGCCGAAGATCAAGCAGTTCGTGCAGGCGCAGCACTGGTTCCAGGATCTGACCACGATCGGAATGGAGTGA
- a CDS encoding VCBS domain-containing protein, which produces MVQVDDGHGGVVSTPLTVSIDGADVNVEGTNDVPTVVEDSTTPTGAVTEDTSSTTLAANGTITFNDPDLTDTHTASYVLKSTSSSAHLPGFGNGTSHIGTFALAAVNESPGASSRGSVGWTFTLNNNDPVLQSLAEGQTITQVYTVKLDDHHGGTVTRDVTVTITGTNDAPTVTSSANAAKGSVTEDTGATLSIAGTLAIQDLDLIDTHTAHAVFTSSSASSTLPGFGANANIGTFTIDPSVLEYSTDTNNGATLGWHFSLANNNAVLQSLAKGQTITQVYTVTFTDNHGAQVSQNVTVTINGANDAPTITSDACAATGSVIEDEGTTLSIDGTLAIQDFDLIDAHTAQAVFKSATSNALLHGFDGDTPLGTFTIDSAVAEFNTDTDNGATLGWHFSLDNDNAVLQSLGQGQTITQVYTVTFTDDHGAQVSQDVTVTINGTNDAPTLSDLHIGPLTDTAAADTFSDITGQLAGTDADSGETATLTYAVLNADHHAATTVAGLYGTLTVNADGSYSYVPNAAAINALAAGSYADTFTVQTTDIHGATDTATLTVDVTGADDAGGPVINTESFQVEHITENSNEIITDLKITDTDPGAATDTFTVTLSTANPDVSLASVYPTTGTLAQINTGLAEGAGIVYDPTGANPEAELPGIEQITLTVADSAGRSDTVNFIFVEGAESQGITLQGTGGKDVIFATESSDTLIGGGAKDQFVFAPASPQDQVQHTVNDFEFGLDKIDLRQFSGISSWSDLAAATAQDGGTLLTLDSHETILLKGVAVANLQSSDFIFGAHGA; this is translated from the coding sequence GTGGTGCAGGTCGATGACGGCCACGGCGGTGTCGTCAGCACGCCGCTCACGGTGTCCATCGACGGGGCGGACGTCAATGTCGAGGGCACGAACGACGTCCCGACGGTCGTCGAAGACTCCACGACGCCGACCGGCGCCGTGACCGAGGATACGTCGTCAACAACCTTGGCGGCGAATGGCACCATTACATTCAACGATCCGGACCTCACGGATACGCACACTGCGAGTTACGTCCTGAAGTCGACGTCGTCGAGCGCGCATCTGCCCGGCTTCGGCAACGGCACGTCGCATATCGGCACTTTCGCGCTTGCAGCGGTGAACGAGAGCCCAGGCGCCAGCTCTCGCGGGTCGGTCGGCTGGACGTTTACGCTCAACAATAATGATCCGGTGCTGCAGTCGCTGGCCGAAGGCCAGACCATCACGCAGGTCTACACCGTCAAGCTCGATGACCATCACGGTGGCACCGTCACCCGCGACGTGACGGTCACCATCACCGGCACCAACGATGCGCCGACAGTCACGAGCAGTGCAAACGCGGCAAAGGGGTCCGTCACCGAGGATACCGGCGCGACACTGTCGATCGCCGGCACGCTGGCGATCCAGGATCTGGACCTGATCGACACCCATACGGCGCATGCGGTGTTCACTTCGTCATCCGCCAGCTCGACCTTGCCGGGGTTCGGTGCCAACGCGAACATCGGCACCTTCACGATCGATCCGTCGGTGCTGGAATACAGCACGGACACCAACAACGGCGCGACGCTGGGCTGGCACTTCAGCCTCGCCAACAACAACGCGGTGCTGCAGTCGCTGGCGAAGGGCCAGACCATCACCCAGGTCTACACCGTCACCTTCACCGACAATCACGGCGCGCAGGTCTCGCAGAACGTGACCGTCACGATCAACGGCGCCAACGACGCGCCGACGATCACGAGCGATGCCTGCGCGGCGACGGGCTCGGTTATCGAGGATGAGGGCACCACGCTCTCGATCGACGGCACGCTGGCGATCCAGGATTTCGATCTGATCGACGCCCACACCGCGCAAGCCGTGTTCAAATCGGCGACATCGAACGCGCTTCTGCATGGTTTCGACGGCGACACGCCGCTAGGCACCTTCACGATTGATTCCGCGGTCGCAGAGTTCAACACCGACACCGACAACGGTGCGACACTGGGCTGGCACTTCAGCCTCGACAACGACAATGCGGTGCTGCAGTCGCTGGGGCAGGGCCAGACCATCACCCAGGTCTACACCGTCACCTTCACCGACGATCACGGCGCGCAGGTCTCCCAGGACGTCACCGTCACGATCAACGGCACGAACGACGCGCCAACCCTGTCCGATCTCCATATCGGTCCGCTCACGGACACCGCCGCGGCCGACACCTTCTCCGATATCACCGGGCAATTGGCCGGGACCGACGCCGACAGCGGCGAGACGGCGACGCTGACCTACGCCGTCCTCAATGCAGATCACCACGCGGCGACGACGGTCGCGGGCCTGTACGGGACGCTGACCGTCAACGCCGACGGCAGCTACAGCTACGTTCCGAATGCAGCCGCGATCAACGCGCTGGCAGCCGGATCGTATGCCGACACGTTCACGGTCCAGACCACGGACATCCATGGTGCGACCGACACGGCAACGCTCACGGTGGACGTGACTGGCGCCGACGACGCCGGCGGCCCGGTCATCAACACCGAAAGCTTCCAGGTCGAGCACATCACCGAGAACAGCAACGAGATCATCACCGATCTTAAGATTACTGACACCGATCCCGGCGCAGCGACGGACACTTTCACGGTCACGCTGTCGACCGCGAATCCGGACGTCAGCCTCGCCAGCGTTTATCCGACGACGGGCACGCTCGCCCAGATCAACACCGGCCTCGCAGAGGGCGCGGGCATCGTCTACGATCCGACCGGCGCGAATCCCGAGGCAGAGCTGCCCGGAATCGAACAGATCACGCTGACTGTTGCGGACTCGGCCGGTCGTTCCGACACTGTAAATTTCATCTTCGTCGAAGGAGCCGAGAGCCAGGGCATCACCCTGCAGGGCACTGGCGGCAAGGACGTTATTTTCGCGACCGAGTCGAGCGACACGCTCATCGGCGGCGGCGCCAAGGACCAGTTCGTGTTCGCGCCGGCGTCGCCACAGGATCAGGTCCAGCACACCGTGAACGATTTCGAGTTCGGTCTCGACAAGATCGACCTGCGGCAGTTCAGCGGCATCAGCTCTTGGAGCGACCTTGCCGCGGCCACCGCGCAGGATGGCGGCACGCTGCTCACACTGGATAGCCACGAGACGATCCTGCTCAAGGGTGTCGCCGTCGCGAATCTCCAATCCAGCGATTTCATCTTCGGCGCTCACGGCGCCTAG